The proteins below come from a single Sinorhizobium fredii genomic window:
- a CDS encoding DUF763 domain-containing protein, translated as MAQRAGNADLPLHGGRVPKWLGDRMTRLGTLITEAIVHHYGRDEFLRRLAHPFWFQSFGAVMGMDWHSSGITTSVIGALKRGLTPLSGELGIHVCGGRGRHSRMTPGELVVIGERIGFDGARLAEASRLVAKVDSAAVQDGFDLYLHGFIVTDDASWVVVQQGMNGDRRQARRYHWLSEGLDSFVDSPHAAIEGREQGKIINLADRRAGASRASQLDLLSALGPDGLMRELATIEARGPGLPAPAQPMLPHLFMPAHHDVRESDVNMRRLHGNFAAAADRGPKDFEELLLVPGVGARTVKALAMVAEVVHGTPCRFSDPARFSLAHGGKDRHPFPVPLKVYDETINVMKSAVQKGRLGREEELAALRRLDEQSRQLERYVTGPDLKEIVAGEFRNSARFGGRSVFGWEPEDKEDHRDAAAVKGRSRS; from the coding sequence ATGGCGCAACGAGCGGGCAATGCGGATCTGCCGCTGCATGGCGGCCGGGTCCCGAAGTGGCTGGGCGACCGGATGACACGCCTCGGCACTCTGATCACCGAGGCGATCGTCCATCATTATGGACGGGACGAATTCCTGAGGCGGCTTGCGCACCCGTTCTGGTTCCAGTCCTTCGGCGCGGTGATGGGCATGGACTGGCATTCGTCGGGGATCACCACCAGCGTCATCGGCGCCTTGAAGCGTGGCCTGACGCCGCTTTCGGGCGAACTCGGCATTCACGTCTGCGGCGGCCGTGGCCGGCATTCCCGAATGACCCCGGGCGAACTTGTCGTGATCGGCGAACGCATCGGGTTCGACGGCGCGAGGCTTGCCGAGGCGAGCCGCCTCGTCGCCAAGGTCGACAGTGCCGCCGTACAGGACGGCTTCGATCTCTACCTTCACGGCTTCATTGTCACGGACGATGCGAGCTGGGTGGTTGTCCAGCAGGGCATGAATGGCGACCGACGGCAGGCACGGCGCTATCACTGGCTTTCCGAAGGCCTGGATAGCTTCGTCGACTCGCCGCATGCGGCGATCGAGGGGCGGGAGCAGGGCAAGATCATCAACCTTGCGGACCGGCGCGCCGGCGCCTCGCGGGCAAGCCAGCTCGACCTTTTAAGCGCGCTCGGACCCGATGGCCTCATGCGCGAGCTGGCGACGATCGAGGCGCGCGGGCCGGGACTGCCGGCTCCGGCCCAGCCGATGCTGCCGCACCTCTTCATGCCGGCCCATCACGACGTGCGCGAAAGCGACGTGAACATGCGGCGCCTGCACGGCAATTTCGCCGCCGCAGCTGATCGCGGGCCGAAGGATTTCGAGGAACTGCTTCTCGTGCCGGGCGTCGGCGCGCGAACCGTCAAGGCGCTCGCGATGGTCGCCGAGGTGGTGCACGGCACGCCGTGCCGCTTTTCCGACCCGGCTCGTTTTTCGCTCGCCCATGGCGGCAAGGACCGTCATCCCTTCCCGGTGCCGCTCAAGGTCTATGACGAGACGATCAACGTGATGAAATCGGCGGTGCAGAAAGGGCGGCTCGGGCGAGAGGAGGAACTCGCCGCCTTGCGGCGGCTCGATGAGCAGTCGCGCCAGTTGGAGCGCTACGTCACCGGCCCGGATCTTAAGGAGATCGTTGCCGGCGAGTTCAGAAATTCTGCCCGCTTTGGCGGGCGGAGCGTGTTCGGCTGGGAGCCGGAGGACAAGGAAGACCACAGGGACGCTGCCGCCGTCAAGGGCCGCAGCCGCAGCTGA
- a CDS encoding UdgX family uracil-DNA binding protein (This protein belongs to the uracil DNA glycosylase superfamily, members of which act in excision repair of DNA. However, it belongs more specifically to UdgX branch, whose founding member was found to bind uracil in DNA (where it does not belong), without cleaving it, appears to promote DNA repair by a pathway involving RecA, rather than base excision.), with protein sequence MPTELVKMGPALSGEHADAPSIAALRKQAEGCERCDLYKHATQLVFGEGPGKARVVLVGEQPGDREDLAGRPFVGPAGRILDECLHEAGIDRSSCYLTNAVKHFKFEQRGKRRLHSRPNAGEIQRCSWWLGAELEQLRPKVVVALGATALSSLLGRRAGVMKNRGDLVATPAGYPVLVTIHPSYLLRIQNRDDAAAERARFVKDLAQIAGHVD encoded by the coding sequence ATGCCGACTGAACTTGTAAAAATGGGTCCGGCCCTTTCCGGCGAGCACGCTGATGCGCCCTCCATTGCAGCGTTGCGCAAGCAGGCCGAGGGCTGCGAGCGTTGCGATCTCTACAAGCATGCGACGCAGCTCGTGTTTGGCGAGGGACCCGGCAAGGCCCGCGTCGTCCTTGTCGGCGAACAGCCCGGCGATCGCGAGGATCTGGCCGGGCGGCCCTTCGTCGGCCCGGCGGGACGTATTCTCGACGAGTGCCTGCATGAGGCAGGCATCGATCGCTCAAGCTGCTATCTCACCAATGCCGTCAAGCATTTTAAGTTCGAGCAACGCGGCAAGCGCCGCCTGCATTCGCGGCCCAATGCGGGCGAGATCCAGCGCTGTTCCTGGTGGCTCGGCGCAGAGCTCGAGCAGCTGCGGCCCAAGGTCGTCGTCGCGCTGGGTGCAACGGCGCTTTCGTCGCTGCTCGGACGCCGCGCCGGCGTGATGAAAAACCGCGGCGACCTGGTCGCCACGCCCGCCGGATACCCGGTGCTCGTCACCATCCATCCCTCCTATCTTCTCAGAATTCAGAACAGGGACGACGCCGCGGCGGAACGCGCCCGCTTCGTGAAAGACCTCGCCCAAATCGCCGGCCACGTGGATTAG
- a CDS encoding glutathione S-transferase yields the protein MAFTLYYWDGIPGRGEFVRLALEDAGADYVDAARQPGGTDAMLKLMKDAGGATSPFAPPFLVDGELLISHVANILFYLGPRLGLTPEDEGLRHVANGLQLTVTDLVTEIHDTHHPIGVSLYYEEQKPQASKRAENFLSERLPKYLGYFERVLAQNPEGPEHSVGGRPSYVDLSLFHLVEGLRYAFPNAMRANEEHVPALIALHDSVAARPRIMSYLASDRRLPFNESCIFRRYPELDRPS from the coding sequence ATGGCATTCACGCTCTATTACTGGGACGGAATTCCCGGCCGCGGCGAATTTGTGCGGCTCGCGTTGGAGGACGCAGGCGCCGACTATGTAGATGCGGCGCGCCAGCCGGGCGGCACAGATGCAATGCTGAAGCTGATGAAGGATGCTGGCGGTGCCACCAGCCCTTTCGCGCCCCCCTTTCTGGTCGATGGCGAACTGCTCATCTCCCACGTCGCCAATATCCTGTTCTATCTCGGCCCGAGGCTGGGGCTGACGCCCGAGGATGAGGGCCTGCGCCACGTTGCCAACGGCCTGCAATTGACGGTGACGGATCTCGTTACCGAAATCCACGACACGCACCATCCGATAGGCGTGTCGCTCTATTACGAGGAGCAGAAACCGCAAGCGTCGAAGCGGGCGGAGAACTTCCTATCCGAGCGGCTCCCGAAATATCTTGGCTATTTCGAACGCGTTCTCGCCCAAAATCCGGAAGGCCCGGAGCATAGCGTCGGCGGGCGACCGAGCTATGTCGATCTTTCGCTGTTCCACCTGGTCGAGGGGCTCCGCTACGCGTTTCCGAACGCGATGCGTGCCAATGAAGAGCATGTGCCGGCGCTGATTGCGCTGCATGATTCGGTCGCGGCGCGACCGCGGATCATGAGCTATCTGGCTTCCGACAGGCGCTTGCCCTTCAACGAGTCCTGCATTTTCCGCCGCTATCCCGAACTCGACCGACCGTCCTGA
- the treZ gene encoding malto-oligosyltrehalose trehalohydrolase translates to MTDSVRKTWGAELTSDDVAHFRLWAPDEQAVRLVLADVPHSMRALDSGWFEISARAQAGDRYWFELSDGTRVADPASRAQPEGVSGPSMLVYHSAYQWKASSWRGRPWEEAIISELHVGCFTPEGTFRAAAKRLPHLAEAGITAIEIMPVAEFQGERGWGYDGVLPYAPHHAYGTPDDLKALVDAAHGLGMMVLLDVVYNHFGPEGNSLPRYASRFFNRDRPTPWGASIAFEEPAVRRFFIDNALYWLGDFHFDGLRLDATDQIRDTSQPHFLAALAREVRETFADRSIHLVVEDADRRRNLVRRNADGTIALFTAGWNDDFHHGLHVIATGEDRGFYRPFAARPWQATREAMTDGFASTETIESLPQPEGQVPPQARVSFLQNHDQIGNRAFGERLVSLARTDQLNVMTAMLMLSPQIPLLFMGEEYGESQPFLFFADYAGELGAAVRRGRQEEAEKFGGMPPGKTAEDLPDPIDPETFAASKLRWERAESAAGRTHLAFMRDLADIRQRHIAPLMRQCNLPSFEVHSARDGIVAVDWSFGGPVLELRANLSAGKAAVPPICGEQIFGALKLDGRELPGPSIVAAVRSN, encoded by the coding sequence TCCGGAAAACCTGGGGCGCCGAGCTCACCTCAGACGACGTCGCACATTTTCGCCTGTGGGCCCCCGACGAGCAGGCGGTCCGCCTCGTTCTTGCCGATGTGCCGCACTCGATGCGCGCGCTCGACAGCGGCTGGTTCGAAATCTCTGCCCGGGCGCAGGCAGGCGATCGCTACTGGTTCGAACTTTCCGACGGAACCCGCGTCGCCGATCCTGCCTCTCGCGCCCAGCCAGAAGGAGTTTCCGGCCCGTCGATGCTCGTCTATCATTCGGCCTACCAGTGGAAGGCTTCCTCCTGGCGCGGCCGGCCCTGGGAAGAGGCAATCATCTCCGAGCTGCATGTCGGCTGTTTTACGCCGGAGGGCACCTTTAGAGCGGCGGCCAAGCGGTTGCCGCATCTCGCCGAGGCCGGGATCACCGCCATCGAGATCATGCCCGTCGCGGAGTTTCAAGGCGAGCGCGGATGGGGCTACGACGGCGTTCTGCCCTATGCGCCACACCATGCCTATGGCACTCCCGACGATCTCAAGGCGCTGGTCGATGCGGCGCACGGGCTCGGCATGATGGTCCTGCTCGACGTCGTCTACAATCACTTCGGACCGGAGGGCAACAGCCTCCCCCGTTACGCCAGCCGCTTCTTCAACCGCGACCGGCCGACCCCATGGGGTGCGTCGATCGCCTTCGAGGAACCCGCCGTGCGCCGCTTCTTCATCGACAACGCGCTCTATTGGCTCGGTGACTTCCACTTCGACGGGCTGCGCCTCGATGCGACGGACCAGATCCGAGACACCAGCCAGCCGCATTTTCTTGCCGCCCTGGCCCGCGAGGTGCGCGAAACTTTTGCCGACCGCAGCATCCATCTGGTGGTCGAGGATGCCGACCGTCGGCGCAATCTGGTGCGGCGCAACGCCGACGGGACAATCGCTCTCTTCACTGCCGGGTGGAACGACGATTTTCACCACGGCCTCCATGTCATCGCAACGGGCGAAGACAGGGGCTTCTATCGGCCCTTTGCAGCGCGCCCTTGGCAGGCGACGCGCGAGGCCATGACCGACGGCTTCGCCTCGACCGAAACGATCGAGTCCCTCCCTCAGCCGGAGGGCCAAGTGCCGCCGCAGGCGCGCGTGAGCTTCCTGCAGAACCACGACCAGATCGGCAACCGCGCCTTCGGCGAGCGCCTCGTCTCGCTCGCGAGGACTGACCAGCTGAACGTGATGACCGCGATGCTGATGCTTTCGCCGCAGATTCCGCTGCTCTTCATGGGCGAGGAATACGGGGAAAGCCAGCCGTTCCTGTTCTTCGCCGACTATGCGGGCGAACTCGGCGCGGCCGTTCGGCGCGGGCGGCAGGAGGAAGCCGAGAAATTCGGCGGCATGCCGCCCGGCAAGACGGCAGAAGATCTCCCCGATCCGATCGATCCCGAGACCTTTGCCGCTTCGAAGCTTCGCTGGGAACGCGCCGAGAGCGCGGCCGGCAGGACTCACCTCGCCTTCATGCGCGACCTCGCCGATATCCGGCAGCGGCACATCGCGCCGCTGATGAGACAATGCAACCTTCCGAGTTTCGAGGTCCATTCCGCTCGCGACGGCATTGTCGCCGTTGACTGGTCGTTCGGCGGCCCGGTGCTCGAGTTGCGCGCCAATCTCTCCGCAGGCAAAGCCGCCGTACCGCCGATCTGCGGCGAGCAGATATTCGGCGCACTTAAATTGGACGGACGTGAGTTGCCGGGCCCAAGCATCGTTGCTGCCGTACGGTCCAATTAA
- a CDS encoding DNA-3-methyladenine glycosylase — MQWDDSFFARDAVKVAADLIGAEFAVSGIGGIIVETEAYLPEDAASHSFAGTTNRNRSMFGPPAHAYVYLSYGLHWCLNFVCLPGSAVLVRAIEPRWGLETMRERRGVSQDRLLCSGPGRVGQALAIGKEQDGLPLNGKPFQLSLQTKRPPVATGLRVGISKAVEHPWRFGLQNSPFLSRKF, encoded by the coding sequence TTGCAGTGGGATGACAGCTTCTTTGCGCGCGACGCCGTTAAGGTCGCCGCCGATTTAATCGGTGCGGAATTCGCTGTCTCCGGCATCGGCGGCATCATAGTCGAGACGGAAGCTTATCTGCCCGAAGATGCCGCCTCCCACAGCTTCGCCGGTACCACGAACCGCAACCGCTCGATGTTCGGCCCGCCGGCGCATGCGTATGTCTATCTTTCCTACGGTCTTCACTGGTGCCTGAATTTCGTCTGCCTGCCCGGCAGCGCCGTGCTCGTCCGCGCCATCGAGCCGAGATGGGGGCTGGAGACGATGCGGGAGCGGCGCGGCGTTTCGCAAGACAGGTTGCTCTGTTCCGGCCCCGGACGAGTCGGCCAGGCGCTCGCGATCGGCAAGGAACAGGATGGCTTGCCGCTTAACGGAAAGCCCTTCCAGCTAAGCCTGCAGACGAAGCGGCCGCCCGTTGCAACCGGCCTTCGCGTCGGAATATCCAAGGCCGTCGAGCACCCCTGGCGCTTCGGGCTGCAGAACTCGCCCTTCCTCAGCCGCAAGTTCTAA
- the catE gene encoding catalase C, with translation MAKKPSAPNNSKPATIHDQKATRGNGGELHQIAEGATPVLTTAQGGPVVDDQNSLRAGERGPTLIEDFHFREKIFHFDHERIPERVVHARGYGAHGFFETYESLAAYTRADLFQRAGEQTPAFVRFSTVAGSKGSFDLARDVRGFAVKIYTKEGNWDLVGNNIPVFFIQDAIKFPDVIHSVKPEPDREFPQAQSAHDNFWDFISLTPESMHMIMWVMSDRAIPRSFRFMEGFGVHTFRFVNAKDESTFVKFHWKPKLGLQSVAWNEAVKINGADPDFHRRDLWQAIQSGNFPEWELHVQLFDQDFADKFDFDILDPTKIIPEEVLPTKPVGRLVLDRMPENFFAETEQVAFMTQNVPPGIDFSDDPLLQGRNFSYLDTQLKRLGSPNFTHLPINAPKCPFQHFQQDGHMAMRNPVGRVNYQPNSWGEGPRESPTKGFRHFASEEQGPKLRIRAESFADHYSQARQFFISQTPPEQRHIADALTFELSKVETPVIRERMVAHLLNIDETLGKKVGHALGLQTMPKPAEAAVPTRQDLDPSPALSIIERGPKRFEGRKLGILATDGADAALLDGLIAAVTEQKAAFELIAPKVGGFTASDGRWVAAHQMVDGGPSVLYDAVVLLPSAEAVADLIDVATARDFVADAFAHCKYIGFVGAARPLLERAGIADALDEGTIELTDAGSIAAFFKELGKLRVWAREPAVKLK, from the coding sequence ATGGCCAAGAAACCCTCTGCGCCCAACAATTCCAAGCCGGCCACCATTCATGACCAGAAAGCAACCCGCGGCAACGGCGGCGAGCTCCATCAGATCGCCGAAGGCGCCACTCCTGTCTTGACGACCGCGCAAGGAGGACCGGTGGTAGACGATCAGAACAGCCTGCGCGCCGGCGAGCGTGGCCCGACATTGATCGAGGACTTTCATTTCCGCGAAAAGATCTTTCACTTCGATCACGAGCGGATCCCGGAGCGCGTCGTGCACGCCCGCGGCTACGGCGCCCATGGCTTCTTCGAGACGTATGAATCGCTTGCCGCCTATACCCGGGCGGACCTGTTTCAGCGGGCGGGCGAACAGACGCCGGCCTTCGTGCGCTTCTCGACCGTGGCCGGCAGCAAGGGCTCCTTCGATCTGGCACGCGACGTGCGCGGCTTCGCCGTCAAGATCTATACCAAGGAGGGCAATTGGGACCTCGTTGGCAACAACATACCAGTCTTCTTCATCCAGGACGCGATCAAGTTTCCGGACGTGATCCACTCTGTGAAGCCGGAGCCGGACCGGGAGTTCCCGCAGGCGCAATCGGCGCACGACAATTTCTGGGACTTCATCAGCCTGACCCCGGAGAGCATGCACATGATCATGTGGGTCATGTCAGATCGGGCCATCCCGCGGTCCTTCCGCTTCATGGAAGGATTCGGTGTTCACACCTTCCGCTTCGTCAATGCCAAGGACGAGTCGACCTTCGTCAAGTTCCACTGGAAGCCGAAGCTCGGACTGCAGTCGGTCGCCTGGAACGAGGCGGTGAAGATCAACGGCGCGGATCCCGACTTCCACCGCCGCGACCTGTGGCAGGCGATCCAGTCCGGCAATTTCCCGGAGTGGGAACTGCATGTACAGCTTTTCGACCAGGACTTTGCCGACAAGTTCGATTTCGACATTCTCGATCCCACCAAGATCATTCCGGAGGAGGTTCTGCCGACGAAGCCGGTCGGGCGGCTGGTGCTCGATCGAATGCCGGAGAATTTCTTCGCCGAGACCGAGCAGGTCGCCTTCATGACCCAGAACGTGCCGCCGGGCATCGACTTCAGCGATGACCCCCTGCTGCAGGGGCGCAACTTCTCCTATCTCGACACGCAGCTGAAGCGGCTCGGCAGCCCGAACTTCACCCATCTGCCAATCAATGCGCCGAAATGTCCCTTCCAGCACTTCCAGCAGGACGGCCACATGGCCATGCGCAATCCGGTCGGGCGCGTGAATTACCAGCCGAATTCCTGGGGCGAGGGGCCGCGCGAGTCTCCGACGAAGGGGTTCCGGCATTTCGCTTCGGAGGAGCAGGGGCCGAAACTGCGCATTCGGGCCGAGAGCTTCGCGGACCACTATAGCCAGGCGCGCCAGTTCTTCATCAGCCAGACGCCGCCCGAGCAGCGTCATATTGCTGACGCCCTGACCTTCGAATTGAGCAAGGTGGAGACACCTGTGATCCGCGAGCGCATGGTCGCCCATCTCCTCAATATCGACGAGACGCTCGGCAAGAAGGTCGGCCACGCGCTCGGGTTGCAAACAATGCCGAAGCCGGCCGAAGCTGCCGTACCCACGCGGCAGGACCTCGATCCATCGCCGGCGCTCAGCATCATCGAGCGCGGTCCGAAGCGCTTCGAGGGCCGTAAGCTCGGAATTCTGGCGACCGACGGCGCGGATGCGGCGCTGCTCGATGGCCTGATCGCTGCGGTCACGGAGCAAAAGGCAGCCTTCGAGCTGATCGCCCCCAAGGTCGGCGGATTCACCGCCTCGGACGGCAGGTGGGTCGCAGCCCATCAGATGGTCGATGGCGGCCCATCCGTGCTCTACGACGCGGTGGTGCTTCTTCCTTCGGCAGAGGCCGTCGCCGATCTGATCGATGTCGCCACCGCCCGCGATTTCGTGGCCGATGCTTTCGCCCACTGCAAATATATCGGCTTTGTCGGTGCGGCACGTCCCCTCCTGGAGAGGGCCGGCATTGCCGACGCCCTCGACGAGGGAACGATCGAGCTCACCGATGCCGGGAGCATCGCCGCCTTCTTCAAGGAACTCGGCAAGCTGCGCGTCTGGGCGAGGGAACCGGCCGTGAAGCTGAAATAG
- the glgA gene encoding glycogen synthase GlgA produces MNVLSVTAEIFPLVKTGGLADVAGSLPKALKSHGIRTRTLIPGYASAIEALEAAAPVARYDCLFGEKATLLSGRAAGLELFVLDAPGFFYRSGGPYTDEHGVDYPDNWKRFAAFSLVASQIAGGLVQHWRPDIIHAHDWHAALSLVYAKYAKNVPIPRVLTVHNIAFQGQFSAHLFSELGLPNEAYSIDGLEYYGDVGYLKGGLQAADAITVVSPTYAREIMTPTFGMGLEGVVNARHEDVVGIVNGIDVDVWDPSIDPHIEHSYSARTPLRRLPNREALLELFGLPHTRAPVFASINRLTWQKGMDLLAAVVDEIVAMDGRLIVHGNGDADIEYAFLDAARRFPQHVAMRLGYEEQIAHKIHAGADAMLVPSRFEPCGLTQLYALRYGCVPIVARTGGLSETIIDANVAALQAQAATGVQFSPVDTEGLRHALRRALKLFRHRRVWESLQRQGMKTDSSWHRSAARYAELYGDLTATATDMRLAG; encoded by the coding sequence ATGAACGTTCTCTCCGTGACGGCCGAGATTTTCCCTTTGGTGAAGACCGGCGGGCTGGCCGATGTTGCCGGCTCGCTGCCCAAAGCTTTGAAATCGCACGGGATTCGCACACGCACGCTGATCCCGGGCTACGCCTCCGCCATCGAGGCCCTCGAGGCGGCCGCACCGGTTGCCCGCTACGATTGTCTTTTCGGAGAGAAGGCGACCCTGCTTTCCGGACGCGCCGCGGGGCTGGAGCTTTTCGTGCTCGATGCGCCGGGATTCTTCTACAGATCGGGCGGCCCCTACACCGACGAGCACGGGGTGGACTATCCGGACAATTGGAAGCGCTTCGCCGCCTTCTCCCTGGTCGCATCGCAGATCGCCGGCGGACTCGTGCAGCACTGGCGGCCGGACATCATTCACGCGCACGACTGGCACGCCGCCTTGAGTCTGGTCTACGCCAAATATGCAAAGAACGTGCCGATTCCACGTGTCCTGACCGTCCACAACATTGCCTTCCAGGGACAGTTTTCCGCCCATCTCTTCTCAGAACTCGGCCTGCCGAACGAGGCCTATTCCATAGACGGCCTCGAATATTACGGCGATGTCGGGTATTTGAAGGGCGGCCTCCAGGCGGCCGATGCCATCACCGTCGTCAGCCCCACCTATGCGCGCGAAATCATGACGCCGACCTTCGGGATGGGTCTCGAAGGAGTGGTGAATGCACGCCATGAAGACGTCGTCGGCATCGTCAACGGGATCGACGTCGACGTCTGGGATCCCTCGATCGATCCCCATATCGAGCATTCCTATTCGGCGAGAACGCCTCTCCGGCGGCTGCCGAACCGCGAGGCGCTGCTCGAGCTGTTCGGCCTGCCGCATACGCGCGCTCCGGTCTTCGCCAGCATCAACAGGCTGACTTGGCAGAAGGGCATGGATCTTCTGGCAGCCGTCGTCGACGAAATCGTCGCCATGGACGGCCGGCTGATCGTTCATGGCAATGGCGACGCGGATATCGAATACGCCTTTCTCGACGCCGCCCGGCGGTTCCCGCAACACGTCGCCATGAGGCTCGGCTACGAGGAGCAGATCGCCCATAAGATCCATGCCGGCGCCGACGCCATGCTCGTTCCCTCGCGCTTCGAACCCTGCGGGCTGACGCAGCTCTATGCGCTTCGATACGGCTGCGTGCCGATCGTCGCGCGGACCGGGGGCCTGTCGGAAACGATCATCGACGCCAACGTCGCTGCGCTCCAGGCGCAGGCCGCCACCGGAGTGCAATTTTCCCCGGTCGATACGGAGGGATTGCGGCACGCGCTGCGCCGCGCCCTCAAACTATTCCGGCACCGGCGCGTCTGGGAGAGCCTGCAGCGGCAGGGGATGAAGACGGACTCATCCTGGCACCGCAGTGCTGCCAGATATGCGGAGCTCTACGGCGACCTCACCGCGACCGCCACCGACATGCGCTTGGCCGGCTAG
- a CDS encoding YbhB/YbcL family Raf kinase inhibitor-like protein translates to MTFSLMSPAFAEGQPIPKKHTRFGENIFPPLKWTGTPDGTQSFALIVEDPDAVRGVFRHCAIINIPGNWTELSQAVDTGPEHAIKFIRNDFGNARYDGPQPPAGTGLHHYHFKLAALDTRNMSISDDVGAVQAWNEARKHRIAEAVLIGTCQG, encoded by the coding sequence ATGACTTTCAGCTTGATGAGCCCCGCCTTCGCGGAAGGCCAGCCGATCCCGAAAAAACATACGCGCTTCGGCGAGAACATCTTTCCGCCGCTGAAATGGACGGGTACGCCCGACGGTACACAGAGCTTTGCATTGATCGTCGAGGATCCGGACGCCGTAAGGGGGGTGTTCCGGCATTGCGCCATCATCAACATTCCCGGCAACTGGACCGAGCTTTCGCAGGCTGTCGATACCGGCCCGGAACACGCCATTAAGTTCATCCGGAACGACTTCGGCAATGCGCGCTATGATGGGCCGCAGCCTCCGGCGGGGACTGGCCTGCATCACTATCACTTCAAGCTCGCCGCGCTGGACACCCGCAACATGTCGATCTCGGACGATGTCGGGGCGGTGCAGGCCTGGAACGAGGCCCGCAAGCACCGCATCGCGGAGGCCGTTCTGATCGGCACCTGTCAAGGCTGA
- a CDS encoding ATP-dependent DNA ligase — MPSPAHRKPTKATGRPRSARKARAAAEAVSAGGFALPVSTAPMEARSATELPSDGAWQYEPKWDGFRCLAFKSGEEVDLRAKSGKPLGRFFPEVIALLRRLDARQFVLDGELVIEVEGRLSFDALQMRLHPAASRVEKLAQQTPARLILFDMLVDAKGAVLTDKPLPARRAALEAFAAKNAVPDKLALSPFTRDRQEAERWLASWEAGATDGVVAKRRDGNYECGERAMVKVKRLKTADCVVGGFRYESDSDEVGSLLLGLYDSDGTLNHVGFTATISDKERPALTRRLEALREPPGFTGKAPGGPSRWSTERSGEWEPVRPELVVEVRFDHVSSRRFRHGTKLMRWRPDKDPRQCTYEQIEPR, encoded by the coding sequence ATGCCGTCACCGGCGCATCGAAAACCGACCAAGGCGACCGGACGGCCGCGCTCGGCGAGAAAGGCAAGGGCGGCGGCGGAGGCTGTATCGGCCGGCGGCTTCGCGCTGCCGGTCAGCACCGCGCCGATGGAGGCCCGCTCTGCGACCGAGCTTCCGAGCGATGGGGCATGGCAGTATGAGCCGAAATGGGACGGCTTCCGCTGCCTTGCCTTCAAATCCGGCGAGGAGGTTGATCTTAGGGCCAAATCCGGCAAGCCGCTCGGGCGGTTTTTCCCGGAAGTCATCGCCCTCTTGCGCCGGCTGGACGCCCGGCAATTCGTCCTTGACGGTGAACTCGTCATCGAAGTCGAGGGGCGTCTTTCCTTCGACGCCCTGCAGATGCGCCTGCATCCGGCGGCAAGCCGCGTCGAGAAGCTCGCGCAGCAAACGCCGGCCCGCCTCATCCTGTTCGACATGCTGGTCGACGCAAAGGGGGCAGTCCTGACCGACAAGCCTCTTCCCGCCCGGAGAGCGGCACTGGAAGCCTTTGCCGCCAAAAACGCAGTTCCGGACAAGCTCGCCCTTTCCCCCTTCACGCGAGACCGACAGGAGGCCGAGCGATGGCTCGCCTCGTGGGAGGCGGGCGCGACCGACGGCGTCGTCGCCAAGCGGCGCGACGGGAATTACGAATGCGGCGAGCGTGCGATGGTCAAGGTCAAGCGCCTGAAGACCGCCGATTGCGTCGTAGGCGGCTTCCGCTACGAGAGCGACAGCGACGAGGTTGGTTCCCTCCTGCTCGGCCTCTACGACAGCGACGGAACGCTGAACCATGTCGGCTTTACTGCGACGATTTCCGACAAGGAGCGCCCGGCATTGACACGTCGGCTGGAGGCATTGCGCGAGCCGCCCGGCTTTACCGGCAAGGCACCCGGCGGCCCGAGCCGCTGGAGCACAGAGCGCAGCGGCGAATGGGAACCGGTCCGTCCGGAGCTGGTGGTCGAGGTGAGATTCGATCACGTCAGCAGCCGTCGTTTCCGCCATGGCACGAAGCTGATGCGCTGGCGTCCCGACAAGGATCCGCGCCAATGCACCTATGAGCAGATCGAGCCACGCTGA